One Amorphoplanes digitatis genomic window carries:
- a CDS encoding quaternary amine ABC transporter ATP-binding protein has product MTPTIAVEHLWKVFGPKPDRIVGTPLAELSRADLRTRTGCVAAVRDVSFDVRAGEVFVVMGLSGSGKSTLVRCLTRLIEPTSGEVRIDGEPVRAMSPRRLRELRRHGVAMVFQHFGLLPHRPVVDNIAYGLEIQGVKRAERHRRAGEVLALVGLEGHEQQYPHELSGGMQQRVGLARALATDPAVLLFDEPFSALDPLIRRDMQAEVRRLHAEVGKTLVFITHDLAEALSLGDRIAVMRDGELVQVGTPEELVGAPADGYVSDFVQEVPRADVLSVRWIVRPARDGEELEDQPLPAGTVIRDAVHRVLHAGRAVRVVDGDEVLGVVDAGQLVPALIGHRPQVPA; this is encoded by the coding sequence ATGACACCCACCATCGCCGTCGAGCACCTGTGGAAGGTGTTCGGTCCGAAGCCGGACCGGATCGTCGGCACGCCGCTGGCCGAGCTGTCCCGCGCTGACCTGCGCACCCGCACCGGCTGCGTGGCCGCGGTGCGCGACGTGAGCTTCGACGTGCGGGCCGGCGAGGTCTTCGTCGTGATGGGGCTCTCCGGCAGCGGCAAGTCCACGCTGGTGCGCTGCCTGACCCGGCTGATCGAGCCGACCAGCGGCGAGGTGCGCATCGACGGCGAGCCGGTGCGGGCGATGAGCCCGCGGCGGCTGCGCGAGCTGCGCCGCCACGGGGTGGCGATGGTCTTCCAGCACTTCGGGCTGCTGCCGCACCGCCCGGTCGTCGACAACATCGCGTACGGCCTGGAGATCCAGGGCGTGAAGCGGGCCGAGCGGCACCGCCGGGCCGGCGAGGTCCTGGCCCTTGTCGGCCTCGAGGGGCACGAGCAGCAGTACCCGCACGAGCTCTCGGGCGGCATGCAGCAGCGCGTCGGGCTGGCCCGCGCGCTGGCGACGGACCCGGCCGTGCTGCTGTTCGACGAGCCGTTCAGCGCACTCGACCCGCTGATCCGCCGGGACATGCAGGCCGAGGTCCGCCGCCTGCACGCCGAGGTCGGCAAGACGCTCGTCTTCATCACCCACGACCTGGCCGAGGCGCTGTCGCTCGGCGACCGCATCGCGGTCATGCGCGACGGCGAGCTGGTGCAGGTCGGCACCCCGGAGGAGCTGGTCGGCGCGCCCGCGGACGGCTACGTGTCGGACTTCGTGCAGGAGGTGCCGCGCGCCGACGTGCTCAGCGTGCGGTGGATCGTGCGCCCGGCGCGCGACGGCGAGGAGCTCGAGGACCAGCCCCTGCCGGCCGGCACGGTGATCCGGGACGCGGTACACCGGGTGCTGCACGCGGGCCGCGCCGTGCGGGTCGTCGACGGCGACGAGGTGCTGGGCGTTGTCGACGCCGGGCAGCTCGTGCCGGCGCTGATCGGCCACCGGCCGCAGGTGCCGGCATGA
- a CDS encoding ABC transporter permease yields the protein MIATTAAPPAASVPRWRRPSRRTVIAVLVVATVAAYLSVRTPGAADGDDAWAFRFFGGVRDWVDENRDTSPLFLYGVNYLRLGVVVVVDAVQALLYGLGWAGLVAAAGALTAVLAGWRLAIGTVAGFLFLGVLGLWEQSVDTLVLTLSAVVLAVLIGVPAGILAARVPAVGALLRPLLDVMQIMPTFAYLAPMALLFSIGEPAAVIATLIYAVPVTIRITALGIGEVSPTTVEAATALGSTRWQLLGKVRLPMARPTIVLAVNQTIMMALSMVVVTALIDAPGLGQNIVQALERVNVGVAFDAGVAIVVLAIVLDRVTTRAADRRPRLPLLAGAVAGTGLLALIGLRSEFPEGWRFSFAGPVNEITSWIEFHWYDVTEALKNGISAGLLDPLENLLVTTPWWLFVLVVLVFGSLAGGLRSGVIAALAAAGVAGLGLWQHSMQTLATVLVATAVTMAFGVLLGVLCARHDRFTRGLRPLLDAAQTMPSFIYLLPAVALFGASRFTAIVAAVIYAVPPVVRLVERGVRDVPPTVVEAALSAGSTPRQLLWKVQLPMARGGLLLAVNQGIVMVLAMVVVGGLVGAGALGYDVVAGFSQREDFGKGLAAGLAIVLLGVLLDRLTQGIHSAKGAKA from the coding sequence ATGATCGCCACCACCGCGGCGCCGCCCGCGGCGAGCGTGCCGCGCTGGCGGCGGCCGTCACGGCGTACCGTGATCGCGGTCCTGGTGGTCGCGACCGTCGCCGCCTATCTGAGCGTGCGCACCCCGGGTGCCGCGGACGGCGACGACGCGTGGGCGTTCCGGTTCTTCGGCGGCGTGCGCGACTGGGTCGACGAGAACCGCGACACCAGCCCGCTCTTCCTGTACGGCGTCAACTACCTGCGGCTCGGCGTCGTGGTCGTCGTCGACGCCGTGCAGGCCCTGCTGTACGGCCTCGGCTGGGCCGGCCTGGTCGCCGCCGCCGGCGCGCTGACCGCGGTCCTCGCAGGCTGGCGGCTCGCGATCGGCACCGTCGCCGGGTTCCTCTTCCTCGGCGTGCTCGGCCTGTGGGAGCAGAGCGTCGACACGCTGGTGCTGACGCTCTCCGCCGTGGTGCTCGCGGTACTGATCGGGGTGCCGGCCGGCATCCTCGCCGCGCGGGTGCCGGCGGTCGGCGCGCTGCTGCGGCCGCTGCTCGACGTCATGCAGATCATGCCGACCTTCGCCTACCTGGCGCCGATGGCGCTGCTCTTCTCCATCGGCGAGCCGGCCGCGGTGATCGCCACGCTGATCTACGCGGTGCCGGTGACCATCCGGATCACCGCGCTCGGCATCGGCGAGGTGTCGCCCACGACGGTCGAGGCGGCCACCGCGCTCGGCTCGACCCGCTGGCAGCTGCTCGGCAAGGTGCGGCTGCCGATGGCCCGGCCGACCATCGTGCTCGCCGTCAACCAGACCATCATGATGGCGCTGTCCATGGTGGTGGTGACCGCGCTGATCGACGCGCCCGGGCTGGGCCAGAACATCGTCCAGGCCCTGGAGCGGGTCAACGTCGGCGTCGCGTTCGACGCCGGCGTGGCGATCGTGGTGCTGGCGATCGTGCTCGACCGGGTCACCACGCGCGCCGCCGATCGCCGCCCCAGGCTGCCGTTGCTCGCCGGCGCGGTGGCCGGCACCGGCCTGCTGGCGCTGATCGGCCTGCGGTCGGAGTTCCCCGAGGGCTGGCGGTTCTCCTTCGCCGGCCCGGTCAACGAGATCACCAGCTGGATCGAGTTCCACTGGTACGACGTCACCGAGGCGCTCAAGAACGGGATCAGCGCGGGCCTGCTCGACCCACTCGAAAACCTGCTCGTGACCACGCCGTGGTGGCTGTTCGTCCTGGTGGTGCTCGTCTTCGGCAGCCTCGCCGGCGGCCTGCGGTCCGGGGTGATCGCCGCGCTCGCCGCGGCCGGGGTGGCCGGCCTCGGCCTGTGGCAGCACTCCATGCAGACCCTCGCCACCGTGCTCGTCGCCACCGCCGTCACGATGGCCTTCGGCGTGCTGCTCGGGGTGCTGTGCGCCCGGCACGACCGGTTCACCCGGGGCCTGCGGCCGCTGCTGGACGCCGCGCAGACCATGCCGTCGTTCATCTACCTGCTGCCGGCCGTCGCGCTCTTCGGCGCCAGCCGGTTCACCGCGATCGTCGCGGCCGTCATCTACGCCGTGCCGCCGGTGGTCCGCCTGGTCGAGCGGGGCGTCCGCGACGTGCCGCCGACCGTCGTCGAGGCCGCCCTCTCGGCCGGCTCGACGCCGCGGCAGCTGCTCTGGAAGGTGCAGCTCCCGATGGCCCGCGGCGGCCTGCTGCTCGCCGTCAACCAGGGCATCGTCATGGTCCTCGCGATGGTCGTCGTCGGCGGCCTGGTCGGCGCCGGCGCGCTGGGCTACGACGTGGTGGCCGGCTTCTCCCAGCGCGAGGACTTCGGCAAGGGCCTGGCCGCCGGCCTCGCCATCGTGCTGCTCGGCGTCCTGCTCGACCGGCTCACTCAGGGCATTCACTCCGCGAAGGGAGCCAAGGCGTGA
- a CDS encoding GcvT family protein: MTVVIIGAGIVGCSLADELTQRGRRNVTVLEQGPLFATGGSSSHAPGLVFQTNPSRTMAAFARYTVDKFTELGCFDAVGSLEVATTGERLRELHRRHGYATSWGIPAQVLGPDACRKLYPLLGDVLGGLHVPGDGLARAVDAGEAQARRAIARGARFLAHQRVVAIEQRDGHVTGVRTEDAYYPADVVVSCAGFWGPAVGGLAGVGVPLLPMAHQYARTGPLDTAAPTPILRHQDRDLYFRAYGDRLGVGSYLHRPMPVGLGDLSPGAQPSMLPFTAEDFDESWAAATDLLPALAGTQPREGFNGVFSFTADGFPLIGEARDVRGFWTAEAVWVTHSAGAARALAQWLVEGRPGVDLHECDLNRFDPSQLSPGYVRERAIRSFVEVYDIIHPLDPPSIRDVRVSPFHARHVELGAVFGEAAGWERPLWFEANAGLPRTEAERDDWSARHWSPIAAAEARATREGVALYDMTPLTRLEVTGPVSFLQGLTSGDVDRPVGTVVYTLLLDEAGGVRSDVTVARLAPEVFQVGVNGPLDLDWLLRHRPPGVTVRDITGGTCGLGVWGPLARDLIAPLADIDVSHSAFGYFKARRAHLGPVPVTMLRLSYVGELGWEVYTSAELGPKLWDTLWEAGQRHGIVAGGRAAFNSLRLEKGYRAWGVDMTAEDDPYAAGLGFAVRLDAGDFTGRSALLGRVDPERLLTCLVLADEGCVPMGREPVHAGGEPVGYVTSAAYGHTVGAPIAYAWLPAALAVPGTEVQVGYFDRMLSATVAAEPLFDPKHERIRR, encoded by the coding sequence GTGACGGTCGTCATCATCGGGGCCGGGATCGTCGGCTGCTCCCTCGCCGACGAGCTCACCCAGCGCGGCCGCAGGAACGTCACCGTGCTCGAACAGGGCCCGCTCTTCGCCACCGGCGGCTCCAGCTCGCACGCGCCGGGCCTGGTGTTCCAGACCAACCCGTCGCGGACCATGGCCGCGTTCGCCCGCTACACCGTCGACAAGTTCACCGAACTCGGCTGCTTCGACGCGGTCGGCAGCCTCGAGGTGGCGACCACCGGCGAACGCCTGCGCGAGCTGCACCGCCGGCACGGCTACGCCACCTCCTGGGGCATCCCCGCGCAGGTCCTCGGCCCGGACGCCTGCCGGAAGCTCTATCCCCTGCTCGGCGACGTGCTCGGCGGGCTGCACGTGCCGGGCGACGGCCTGGCCCGGGCGGTCGACGCCGGCGAGGCGCAGGCCCGGCGGGCCATCGCGCGCGGCGCCCGCTTCCTGGCACACCAGCGCGTCGTGGCGATCGAGCAGCGCGACGGCCACGTCACCGGGGTACGCACCGAGGACGCCTACTACCCGGCGGACGTGGTGGTCAGCTGCGCCGGCTTCTGGGGCCCCGCGGTCGGCGGGCTCGCCGGCGTCGGCGTACCCCTGCTGCCGATGGCGCACCAGTACGCCCGCACCGGCCCCCTGGACACCGCGGCGCCCACGCCGATCCTGCGGCACCAGGACCGGGACCTGTACTTCCGCGCATACGGCGACCGGCTCGGCGTCGGCTCGTACCTGCACCGGCCCATGCCGGTCGGCCTCGGCGACCTCTCACCCGGCGCACAGCCGTCGATGCTCCCGTTCACCGCCGAGGACTTCGACGAGTCCTGGGCGGCCGCCACCGACCTGCTGCCCGCGCTGGCCGGCACCCAGCCGCGGGAGGGCTTCAACGGCGTCTTCTCGTTCACCGCCGACGGCTTCCCGCTGATCGGCGAGGCGCGCGACGTCCGCGGCTTCTGGACGGCCGAGGCGGTCTGGGTGACCCACTCCGCCGGCGCCGCCCGGGCCCTCGCCCAGTGGCTCGTCGAGGGGCGGCCCGGCGTCGACCTGCACGAGTGCGACCTCAACCGCTTCGACCCCAGCCAGCTCTCCCCCGGGTACGTCCGCGAGCGCGCCATCCGCAGCTTCGTCGAGGTGTACGACATCATCCATCCGCTCGACCCGCCCTCGATCCGCGACGTGCGGGTCAGCCCGTTCCACGCCCGGCACGTCGAGCTGGGCGCCGTCTTCGGCGAGGCGGCCGGCTGGGAGCGTCCGCTGTGGTTCGAGGCGAACGCGGGGCTGCCGCGCACCGAGGCCGAGCGCGACGACTGGTCGGCGCGGCACTGGTCGCCGATCGCCGCCGCCGAGGCCCGGGCCACCCGCGAGGGCGTCGCCCTCTACGACATGACGCCGCTGACCCGCCTCGAGGTGACCGGCCCGGTCTCCTTCCTACAGGGACTCACCAGCGGCGACGTCGACCGGCCGGTCGGGACGGTGGTCTACACCCTGCTGCTCGATGAGGCCGGCGGCGTCCGCAGCGACGTGACCGTCGCCCGCCTCGCGCCGGAGGTGTTCCAGGTCGGCGTCAACGGACCCCTCGACCTGGACTGGCTGCTGCGGCACCGGCCGCCCGGCGTCACCGTCCGCGACATCACCGGCGGCACCTGCGGCCTCGGCGTCTGGGGGCCGCTGGCCCGGGACCTGATCGCGCCGCTCGCCGACATCGACGTCTCGCACTCCGCGTTCGGCTACTTCAAGGCCCGGCGCGCGCACCTCGGCCCGGTGCCGGTGACCATGCTGCGGCTCTCCTACGTCGGCGAGCTGGGCTGGGAGGTCTACACGAGCGCCGAGCTGGGCCCGAAGCTGTGGGACACGCTCTGGGAGGCCGGCCAACGGCACGGGATCGTCGCCGGTGGCCGGGCCGCGTTCAACAGCCTGCGGCTGGAGAAGGGCTACCGGGCCTGGGGCGTCGACATGACGGCCGAGGACGACCCGTACGCCGCCGGGCTGGGCTTCGCGGTGCGGCTCGACGCCGGCGACTTCACCGGCCGATCCGCGCTGCTGGGCCGGGTCGACCCCGAGCGGCTGCTGACCTGCCTTGTGCTGGCCGACGAGGGCTGCGTGCCGATGGGCCGGGAGCCGGTACACGCCGGCGGCGAGCCCGTCGGGTATGTCACCAGCGCCGCGTACGGGCACACCGTCGGCGCGCCGATCGCGTACGCCTGGCTGCCCGCCGCCCTCGCCGTGCCGGGCACGGAAGTCCAGGTCGGCTACTTCGACCGGATGCTGAGCGCCACCGTCGCGGCCGAGCCGCTGTTCGACCCCAAGCACGAACGCATCCGGCGATAG
- the solA gene encoding N-methyl-L-tryptophan oxidase: MGVYDVIVVGLGGMGSAAAYHLAARGVRVLGLEKFGPAHDRGASHGGSRITRQSYFESPSYVPLLLRSYELFDGLARDSGRDVITLTGGVMVGRPDSLTVSGSRRSAEQWGLAHEMLDAAELRRRFPTLNPEPDEVALYEAKAGFVRPEATVSAHLELAARAGADLRFEEPMASWHELPGGGVRVETAAGSYEAGRLVITPGPWAPQLLADLGVPFIIERQVQYWFQPAGGVGPFLPERHPIYIWEDATGRQIYGFPAIDGPDGGAKVAFFRGGSPTTPETIDREVHDDEVRAMADRTRHHLPGLPGTFLRAKTCLYSNTPDEHFVIAQHPAHDAVTVACGFSGHGFKFVPVVGEILADLATAGTTRHPIDLFHPSRLSGVTS, translated from the coding sequence GTGGGTGTTTACGACGTCATCGTGGTGGGGCTCGGCGGCATGGGCAGCGCGGCCGCGTACCACCTGGCCGCCCGGGGCGTACGCGTGCTGGGCCTGGAGAAGTTCGGCCCCGCGCACGACCGCGGCGCCAGCCACGGCGGCTCGCGGATCACCCGCCAGTCCTACTTCGAGAGCCCCTCGTACGTGCCGCTGCTGCTGCGCTCGTACGAGCTGTTCGACGGCCTGGCCCGCGACTCCGGCCGCGACGTGATCACCCTGACCGGCGGCGTGATGGTCGGCCGGCCCGACAGCCTGACGGTCTCCGGCAGCCGCCGCAGCGCCGAGCAGTGGGGCCTGGCGCACGAGATGCTCGACGCCGCCGAGCTGCGGCGCCGCTTCCCGACGCTGAACCCGGAGCCGGACGAGGTCGCGCTGTACGAGGCCAAGGCCGGCTTCGTCCGGCCGGAGGCCACCGTCTCCGCCCACCTCGAACTGGCCGCCCGCGCCGGCGCCGACCTGCGCTTCGAGGAGCCGATGGCGAGCTGGCACGAGCTGCCGGGCGGCGGCGTGCGGGTGGAGACCGCCGCCGGTTCCTACGAGGCCGGCCGGCTGGTCATCACCCCCGGCCCGTGGGCGCCGCAGCTGCTGGCCGACCTGGGCGTGCCGTTCATCATCGAACGCCAGGTGCAGTACTGGTTCCAGCCCGCCGGCGGGGTCGGGCCGTTCCTGCCCGAGCGGCACCCCATCTACATCTGGGAGGACGCGACCGGCCGCCAGATATACGGCTTCCCGGCGATCGACGGCCCGGACGGCGGCGCGAAGGTGGCCTTCTTCCGCGGCGGCTCGCCCACCACCCCGGAGACCATCGACCGCGAGGTGCACGACGACGAGGTCCGCGCGATGGCGGACCGGACCCGGCACCACCTGCCCGGCCTGCCCGGCACCTTCCTACGGGCCAAGACCTGCCTGTACAGCAACACCCCGGACGAGCACTTCGTGATCGCCCAGCACCCGGCGCACGACGCGGTCACCGTCGCGTGCGGCTTCTCCGGCCACGGCTTCAAGTTCGTGCCCGTGGTCGGCGAGATCCTCGCCGACCTGGCCACCGCCGGCACCACCCGCCATCCGATCGACCTGTTCCACCCGAGCCGCCTGTCCGGGGTGACGTCATGA
- a CDS encoding aromatic ring-hydroxylating oxygenase subunit alpha: MTSLLPTLPGAYYTDPAVFAAEQERVFEQMWFCAVRGEDIAAAGRYRTVRVGRESVLVTRNSGGEARAFLNVCRHRGAQLCADEEGAVKRTFRCTYHAWSYDLDGRLVAAPNLVKMPDLDRVEYGLRPVHAREWLGYVWVCLSETPPSFAETVQGACVERLGDLASLERYGIEDLSLGRRIRYDVRANWKLIIENFMECYHCATIHPELVHVLPEFAGGYAAQYYVGHGAEFGPGIEGFTVDGGAGVTTIAGLAQEQDRRYFAVTIRPQVFLNLVPDHVILHRMYPLAPDRTVVECDWLYLPEVVAQGHDLTNSVELFDRVNRQDFEACERCQPAMSSRAYADGGVLVPSEHHIATFHEWLRDRLR; the protein is encoded by the coding sequence ATGACCAGCCTGCTGCCGACGCTGCCCGGCGCCTACTACACCGACCCGGCCGTGTTCGCCGCCGAGCAGGAGCGCGTCTTCGAGCAGATGTGGTTCTGCGCCGTACGCGGGGAGGACATCGCCGCCGCCGGCCGGTACCGCACGGTCCGGGTCGGCCGGGAGAGCGTCCTGGTCACCCGAAACTCGGGCGGCGAGGCGCGCGCGTTCCTCAACGTCTGCCGGCACCGCGGCGCGCAGCTCTGCGCCGACGAGGAGGGCGCGGTCAAGCGCACCTTCCGCTGCACGTACCACGCCTGGTCCTACGACCTCGACGGCCGGCTGGTCGCCGCGCCGAACCTGGTGAAGATGCCCGACCTCGACCGGGTCGAGTACGGCCTGCGCCCGGTGCACGCCCGGGAGTGGCTCGGCTACGTATGGGTCTGCCTGTCCGAGACGCCGCCGTCGTTCGCCGAGACCGTGCAGGGCGCCTGCGTGGAGCGGCTCGGCGACCTCGCGTCCCTGGAACGCTACGGCATCGAGGACCTGAGCCTCGGCCGGCGGATCCGCTACGACGTGCGGGCCAACTGGAAGCTCATCATCGAGAACTTCATGGAGTGCTACCACTGCGCCACGATCCACCCCGAACTGGTGCACGTGCTGCCCGAGTTCGCCGGCGGCTACGCGGCCCAGTACTACGTGGGCCACGGCGCCGAGTTCGGGCCCGGCATCGAGGGCTTCACCGTCGACGGCGGCGCCGGCGTGACCACGATCGCGGGCCTGGCGCAGGAGCAGGACCGGCGCTACTTCGCGGTGACGATCAGGCCGCAGGTCTTCCTCAACCTGGTACCCGACCACGTGATCCTGCACCGCATGTACCCACTCGCCCCCGACCGCACGGTGGTCGAGTGCGACTGGCTCTACCTGCCGGAGGTGGTCGCACAGGGCCACGACCTGACCAATTCGGTCGAGCTGTTCGACCGGGTCAACCGCCAGGACTTCGAGGCCTGCGAGCGCTGCCAGCCGGCGATGTCGTCCCGCGCGTACGCCGACGGCGGCGTGCTGGTGCCCAGCGAGCACCACATCGCCACCTTCCACGAGTGGCTGCGCGACCGCCTGCGATGA
- a CDS encoding DUF309 domain-containing protein — protein sequence MPGPSRDRDAAGRPRNARPRDGLGRPLPHGARGVPTTPDDLILPPAEALREAERLLAAGRPFHAHEVLEAAWKAAPEPERDLWQGLAQLCVGLTHARRGNTTGAARLLLRAADRIEPYAATPPYGVRVAALTAWARALAGGGPGEDVAAPSLTA from the coding sequence ATGCCGGGCCCATCGCGCGACCGTGACGCCGCCGGGCGGCCCCGCAACGCCCGGCCGCGCGACGGCCTCGGCCGTCCCCTGCCGCACGGCGCACGGGGCGTGCCGACCACCCCGGACGACCTGATCCTGCCGCCCGCCGAGGCGCTGCGGGAGGCCGAACGGCTGCTCGCCGCCGGGCGGCCGTTCCACGCGCACGAGGTGCTCGAGGCCGCCTGGAAGGCCGCGCCGGAGCCCGAGCGCGACCTCTGGCAGGGCCTGGCCCAGCTCTGCGTCGGCCTGACCCACGCGCGGCGGGGCAACACCACCGGCGCCGCCCGGCTGCTGCTGCGGGCCGCGGACCGGATCGAGCCGTACGCCGCGACGCCGCCCTACGGTGTGCGGGTCGCCGCGCTGACCGCCTGGGCCCGCGCCCTGGCCGGCGGCGGGCCCGGCGAGGACGTCGCCGCGCCGAGCCTTACCGCCTGA
- a CDS encoding alpha-galactosidase: MDLIDLAPFDVGEFRMLLGTEGSTVALTSAGVTVLIDASGGRLPAIVYWGPALAGLDEAQAAALAAAAVPVAGSNDPEPRPRIALLPEHRTGWTGRPGLSGSFAGAGWSPAFRSTSVTVDGEPACGYVAAGAAGLEVRAVDDSARLELRVVLELLPAGLLRARAAVRNLTEEAYTVDDLVLAFPVPADATELLDFTGRHNQERVPQRGPFPAGTHLRENRRGRTGADGAHLLHAGTAGFGFGAGRVWAVHTAWSGNHTHYAERVHTGERLLGGGELLLPGEVRLAFGESYQSPWVYAAYGDGLDEIARRFHRHLRARDPRVSTARPVTLNVWEAVYFDHDADRLIDLAERAAAAGVERYVLDDGWFGSRRDDTSGLGDWVVSPDVWPAGLHPLVDRVRALGMQFGLWFEPEMVNPDSDLARAHPEWIMAARPEPPLESRHQQVLNLGIPEAYEHVKARLLAVLGEYAIGYLKWDHNRDLIEAGTRTDLGRPGVHAQTLAFYRLLDEIRAAHPGLEIESCSSGGGRVDLGVLERADRIWISDNIDPHDRQRMLRWTSQLVAPEYLGAHIASGRSHVTGRRHDLGFRAATAVFGHLGIEWDLAEATPEEAAELREWIAFYRRRRDLLLDGDIVRLDGYDDRILVHGVVAPNRSRALFAMVITDSVTPDPAVRLRLRGLDHGRLYRIRPLLIGPGPSGLIPPPWWGEDHDGRVLSGAALELAGVACPRIHPDQAVLYEVVAEVTAPAGAR; the protein is encoded by the coding sequence GTGGATTTGATCGATTTAGCACCCTTCGACGTCGGGGAGTTCCGGATGCTGCTCGGCACCGAGGGTTCCACCGTCGCCCTGACGTCCGCGGGCGTGACCGTCCTGATCGACGCGAGCGGGGGCCGGCTGCCGGCGATCGTCTACTGGGGTCCGGCGCTGGCCGGCCTCGACGAGGCGCAGGCCGCGGCGCTCGCGGCGGCCGCCGTGCCCGTCGCCGGCTCCAACGACCCGGAGCCGCGGCCGCGGATCGCCCTGCTGCCGGAGCACCGCACCGGCTGGACCGGCCGCCCCGGCCTCAGCGGCTCCTTCGCCGGCGCCGGCTGGTCGCCCGCGTTCCGCTCGACCTCGGTCACCGTCGACGGCGAACCGGCCTGCGGCTACGTCGCCGCCGGCGCCGCCGGCCTCGAGGTGCGGGCGGTGGACGACTCCGCCCGGCTGGAGCTGCGGGTCGTCCTCGAACTGCTCCCGGCCGGCCTGCTGCGGGCCCGGGCGGCGGTGCGCAACCTCACCGAGGAGGCGTACACGGTCGACGACCTGGTGCTCGCCTTCCCGGTGCCGGCCGACGCCACCGAGCTGCTCGACTTCACCGGCCGGCACAACCAGGAACGGGTGCCCCAGCGCGGCCCGTTCCCGGCCGGCACCCACCTGCGGGAGAACCGCAGGGGCCGCACCGGCGCGGACGGCGCGCACCTGCTGCACGCCGGAACGGCCGGGTTCGGCTTCGGCGCGGGCCGGGTGTGGGCGGTGCACACCGCGTGGAGCGGCAACCACACGCACTACGCCGAGCGGGTGCACACCGGCGAGCGCCTGCTCGGCGGCGGCGAGCTGCTCCTGCCCGGCGAGGTACGCCTGGCCTTCGGCGAGAGCTACCAGAGCCCGTGGGTGTACGCCGCGTACGGCGACGGCCTCGACGAGATCGCCCGCCGCTTCCACCGGCACCTGCGCGCCCGCGACCCGCGGGTCTCCACCGCCCGCCCGGTCACCCTCAACGTCTGGGAGGCCGTCTACTTCGACCACGACGCCGACCGGCTGATCGACCTGGCCGAGCGGGCCGCGGCCGCCGGGGTCGAGCGCTACGTGCTGGACGACGGCTGGTTCGGCTCGCGCCGCGACGACACGTCCGGCCTCGGCGACTGGGTGGTCTCGCCCGACGTCTGGCCGGCCGGCCTGCACCCGCTCGTCGACCGGGTCCGCGCCCTCGGCATGCAGTTCGGGCTCTGGTTCGAGCCGGAGATGGTCAACCCGGACTCGGACCTGGCCCGGGCGCACCCTGAATGGATCATGGCGGCGCGCCCGGAGCCGCCGCTGGAGTCGCGCCACCAGCAGGTGCTCAACCTGGGCATCCCGGAGGCGTACGAGCACGTCAAGGCGCGACTGCTCGCCGTGCTCGGCGAGTACGCCATCGGCTACCTGAAGTGGGACCACAACCGGGACCTGATCGAGGCCGGCACCCGGACCGACCTCGGCCGCCCCGGCGTGCACGCGCAGACCCTTGCCTTCTACCGGCTGCTGGACGAGATCCGCGCCGCGCACCCCGGCCTGGAAATCGAGTCGTGCTCCTCCGGCGGCGGCCGGGTCGACCTCGGCGTGCTGGAACGCGCCGACCGGATCTGGATCTCGGACAACATCGACCCGCACGACCGGCAGCGGATGCTGCGCTGGACCAGCCAGCTCGTCGCGCCCGAGTACCTCGGCGCGCACATCGCGTCGGGCCGCTCGCACGTCACCGGCCGCCGGCACGACCTCGGCTTCCGGGCCGCCACCGCGGTCTTCGGCCACCTCGGCATCGAATGGGACCTCGCCGAGGCCACCCCGGAGGAGGCGGCCGAGCTGCGCGAATGGATAGCCTTCTACCGCCGCCGCCGGGATCTGCTGCTCGACGGCGACATCGTACGGCTGGACGGCTACGACGACCGCATTTTGGTGCACGGGGTCGTCGCTCCAAACCGGTCCCGCGCACTGTTCGCGATGGTGATCACGGACAGCGTCACCCCCGATCCGGCCGTACGGCTGCGGTTGCGCGGCCTCGACCACGGACGCCTGTACCGGATCCGCCCGCTGCTGATCGGCCCGGGCCCGTCCGGGCTGATACCACCGCCCTGGTGGGGCGAGGACCACGACGGCCGGGTCCTGAGCGGAGCCGCGCTGGAGCTGGCCGGCGTGGCATGCCCGCGGATCCACCCCGACCAGGCGGTCCTCTACGAGGTTGTCGCCGAGGTGACAGCCCCGGCCGGCGCGCGGTAG